The window CAGCGACGAGCTGCGCTCCGCCGGCCTCGATACCCTGGCGGACAGCTCCGAAATCTCGGTCGTCGGCATCGTCGAGGCGCTGAAGATCCTGCCGCAGGCCCGTCGGCTGTTTCGCAAACTGGTAGACGGTGCCGTCGTGCGCCGGCCTGCCGCCGCGCTGTTGATCGACTCACCGGACTTCAATCTGCGCCTGGCGAAGCCGCTCAAGGAACTGGGCGTCGAGGTCATCTACTACATCAGTCCGCAGGTCTGGGCCTGGCGCAAAGGGCGGGTGCACAAGATCCGGCGGCGGGTGGATCACATGCTGGTACTGTTTCCCTTCGAGGTCGAGTTCTATCGCCGCTACGGCATGGACGTGACTTTGGTCGGCCATCCGTTGGTCGACGAAGTGCCCGAGCTGCCACAGCGTTGGGAGCGCCCCGACGCCGCCGGCGGGCCGTTTCGTATCGCCCTGCTGCCCGGCTCGCGGAAGAGCGAAGTGGAGGCGCTGCTGCCCAGCCTGGTGGGTGCAGTGGACCGGCTGGCGGAGCGTCTCCATTCAGGCCACCGGGCGATCGAAGTGCGGCTGGTGCGGGCTCCGGCGCTGTCGGTGGACTGGGTGAACGAACGGCTCGCCGCCCTCGCTCCGGAGACGGCGATCGAGGTGGTGTCGTCGAAGCGCTTCGAGGTGATCGCCGACAGCCATCTGGCCCTCACCGCGTCGGGCACCGCCACCCTCGAAACGGGACTGCTGACCACCCCCATGATCGTCGTCTACCGCCTCGCCACCTGGACCTACTGGCTCGCCCGCTGGATGGTGCGCCTGCCGCACTTCAGTCTGGTCAATCTGGTGCTGGGCCGCGGTGTGGTGCCGGAGCGCTTGCAGAAGGATGCGGAACCGGCTGCCTTGGCGGAAGAGGCCTACGCTCTCTTGACGCACCCTCAGCGGTGCCAGGAGATGCGCCACGCCTTGGCGGAATTGCGCGGCCGCCTCGGTCAGCGCGGGGCGAGTACCCGGGCGGCCCGGGCGGTCGCAGAGATTCTTGTTCCCGGGGGAGCGGCCGCCGCGGCGGAGGAGGTCTGATGGCCGTGTTTTTTTGGCGCTATTTGCGGCGCTACCTGGGAACGGGCGCCTTGGCGATCTTTGCGATTCTCGTCTTCGCCGTCACCACAGGAACCTCGGCGGCCCTCATCAAGCCCATCTTCGCCGAAGTCTTGCGCACTGACGAGGTGCCCGGCTTCGCCAGCCTCGGCGACACCGACGAGGAGGAGGATGAGAAGCCCGGTCCCTTCAATGTGGCGGGGCATTTCGAC is drawn from Acidobacteriota bacterium and contains these coding sequences:
- the lpxB gene encoding lipid-A-disaccharide synthase is translated as MPGPLMIVAGEASGDLHGARLLAELRRILPELEAFGLGSDELRSAGLDTLADSSEISVVGIVEALKILPQARRLFRKLVDGAVVRRPAAALLIDSPDFNLRLAKPLKELGVEVIYYISPQVWAWRKGRVHKIRRRVDHMLVLFPFEVEFYRRYGMDVTLVGHPLVDEVPELPQRWERPDAAGGPFRIALLPGSRKSEVEALLPSLVGAVDRLAERLHSGHRAIEVRLVRAPALSVDWVNERLAALAPETAIEVVSSKRFEVIADSHLALTASGTATLETGLLTTPMIVVYRLATWTYWLARWMVRLPHFSLVNLVLGRGVVPERLQKDAEPAALAEEAYALLTHPQRCQEMRHALAELRGRLGQRGASTRAARAVAEILVPGGAAAAAEEV